The following proteins are encoded in a genomic region of Gossypium hirsutum isolate 1008001.06 chromosome D05, Gossypium_hirsutum_v2.1, whole genome shotgun sequence:
- the LOC107906194 gene encoding protein NRT1/ PTR FAMILY 2.7 — MPDSMTKKGGFITLFFISGTLSGVMLSGFGWLANLIVYLVQEFNVESINATQIANVVHGCINLLPVLGAIIADSFLGSFHVAAISSFISFLGMILLILTAKLSSLKPPPCEIGSSFCRAPSKLQYVVLYLSITTASAGLGGSRYTLATLGANQLDKPKDKETFFNWFFFTVNASSIISSTAIVYVEDSISWALGYTICFAANFIALAVFLAGQRFYRCDKPQGSPFTGLLRVVVAAVRKRKVLLSSRSEDYYHEHCETSKVMPVTANGWFRFLNRAAMKTEGDIDSDGLIARPWKLCSLEQVGNLRTVIRLVPIWSSGIFLITPVAIQSSIAVTQALSMDRHLGSNFKIPAASIIVVILVSSSFFVALFDRFVFPTWQKLTGRPLTLLQRIGIGHVIIVLSMAISAMVESKRLKTIQDNKLEALPGAIVPMQVWWLFPQLVVIGIGDAFHFPGQIALYYHEFPASLRSIATAMVSLVVGIAFYVSTALVELIRRLTGWLPGNINSGRLDNLYWILVTAGALNFMYFLVCAKLYKCRNIEKEVDANSGFDI, encoded by the exons ATGCCAGATTCCAtgaccaaaaagggtggtttcaTCACCTTATTCTTCATTTcag GGACACTGTCGGGAGTGATGTTGTCTGGTTTCGGATGGTTAGCAAACCTGATCGTTTATCTGGTTCAGGAATTCAATGTGGAGAGCATTAATGCCACTCAAATTGCCAACGTTGTTCATGGTTGCATAAACTTGCTTCCAGTACTTGGAGCAATCATTGCTGATTCATTCTTGGGAAGTTTTCATGTTGCTGCAATTTCTAGCTTTATATCTTTTCTG GGGATGATTCTGCTGATTTTAACAGCAAAGCTTAGCTCTTTGAAACCTCCACCATGCGAGATTGGTTCAAGCTTCTGCAGAGCTCCATCTAAACTACAATATGTAGTCCTGTATTTAAGTATAACAACGGCGTCTGCAGGGTTAGGAGGAAGCCGATATACGCTAGCAACATTGGGAGCAAACCAACTTGATAAGCCTAAAGATAAAGAAACTTTCTtcaattggttcttcttcacTGTTAATGCATCTAGCATAATAAGTTCCACTGCAATTGTCTACGTCGAGGACAGCATTAGCTGGGCTCTTGGATATACCATATGTTTTGCTGCTAATTTCATTGCTTTAGCTGTTTTCTTGGCCGGACAACGATTCTATCGATGTGACAAGCCTCAAGGGAGCCCGTTTACTGGTCTGCTTCGTGTAGTTGTCGCTGCTGTAAGGAAAAGGAAGGTCTTGCTCTCATCAAGAAGTGAAGATTATTACCATGAACACTGTGAAACGAGTAAGGTTATGCCCGTAACAGCAAATGGGTGGTTCAG GTTTTTGAACCGAGCAGCGATGAAAACCGAAGGAGACATCGATTCAGATGGATTAATTGCAAGACCATGGAAGCTATGCAGTTTAGAGCAAGTAGGAAATCTGAGAACTGTAATAAGACTTGTCCCAATATGGTCAAGTGGTATATTTCTTATAACCCCGGTAGCAATCCAATCCAGCATTGCAGTTACCCAAGCTCTATCAATGGATCGTCACCTTGGTTCCAATTTCAAGATCCCTGCAGCGTCAATTATAGTTGTGATCCTAGTATCCTCATCCTTCTTCGTAGCCCTGTTTGATCGTTTCGTATTTCCCACGTGGCAGAAGCTGACTGGCCGGCCTCTGACGTTGCTACAACGAATAGGAATAGGCCACGTGATCATTGTCCTAAGCATGGCAATTTCAGCAATGGTGGAGTCAAAACGGCTCAAAACAATCCAAGATAACAAGCTTGAAGCACTTCCTGGTGCCATAGTGCCTATGCAAGTCTGGTGGTTATTTCCTCAGCTTGTTGTGATTGGTATAGGTGATGCATTCCATTTTCCAGGACAAATTGCATTGTATTACCATGAATTCCCAGCCTCTTTGCGAAGCATCGCGACCGCCATGGTTTCTTTAGTTGTCGGCATTGCTTTCTATGTCAGTACAGCTCTTGTTGAACTAATCAGAAGACTTACAGGATGGTTGCCTGGAAACATAAATAGTGGAAGACTAGATAATCTGTATTGGATCTTAGTTACAGCAGGGGCACTGAATTTTATGTACTTTTTAGTTTGTGCCAAGCTGTACAAGTGTCGAAATATTGAAAAGGAAGTGGATGCTAATTCCGGCTTTGATATATAG
- the LOC107906195 gene encoding serrate RNA effector molecule isoform X1 — translation MAEVITMPVDSFDRRRCGDRKDNNNNNKQPPSSDDPNSSAPSPPPPRRRDRDSRERRDRDYYDRNRSPPPPPPRERDYKRRSSISPPPPPLSYRDRRHSPPPRRSPPHKRSRREDGGYEGRRGSPRGRFGPGDRRFGHDYGGGYDREMMGRPGYPEERPHGWYSGRSSGGYQDCDSGLGGYGDASNSRSTQSNIFREGLMSYKQFIQELEDDILPAEAERRYQEYKSEYISTQKQAFFDAHKDEEWLRDKYHPTNLVTVIERRNELVCRVAKDFLLDLQSGTLDLNPGVNPLSSSKSGQTSDPNSEDETDIGDKRWRHGKEPAKETDILSAAPKAHPISYDPRRIHIDIEQAQGLVRKLDSEKGIEENILRGFDNDKVNRDKSRGSLTGPVVIIRGSNSVKGLEGVELLDTLITYLWRVHGLDYYGMIETSEAKGLRHVRPEGKSSDVTNSGSEWEKKLDSRWQERLRGQDPLELMTAKDKIEAAAVEALNPFVRKIRDEKYGWKYGCGAKGCTKLFHAAEFVHKHLKLKHPELMMELTSKVREELYYQNYMNDPDAPGGTPVMQQSLPKDKPPRRRMLENRLKDERGFRRGRDNRANGSDRYDRSENPQSSEFPSNKDGPDDGNRDDPMFDAFGAQGMHVAAPFSSDIAPPPVLMPVPGAGPLGPFVPAPPELAMQVFREQGGPPYEGNTRGGRPGPNLSGPAPFLLPPGFQQDPRRLRSYQDLDAPEDEVTVIDYRSL, via the exons ATGGCCGAAGTCATAACCATGCCGGTCGATTCCTTCGACCGCCGTCGCTGTGGCGACCGTAAAGacaacaacaataacaataaaCAGCCTCCGTCGTCTGACGATCCCAATTCCTCTGCCCCATCGCCGCCTCCACCTCGACGACGCGATCGGGACTCGCGTGAGCGACGGGACCGCGACTACTACGATCGCAATCGCTCTCCTCCGCCTCCACCTCCCAGAGAGAGAGATTACAAGAGGCGCAGCAGCATTAGCCCCCCGCCACCGCCGTTGAGTTATAGGGATAGAAGACACTCGCCTCCGCCGCGGAGGTCGCCCCCTCATAAGAGGTCTAGGCGTGAGGATGGAGGATACGAAGGGAGAAGAGGGAGCCCTAGAGGAAGATTTGGACCTGGAGATAGAAG GTTTGGGCATGACTATGGTGGTGGATATGATCGTGAGATGATGGGAAGGCCTGGTTACCCTGAAGAAAGGCCTCATGGCTGGTACTCAGGTCGCTCTTCCGGTGGCTATCAAG ATTGCGATTCTGGCCTTGGTGGTTATGGTGATGCTTCCAATTCAAGGAGTACTCAAAG TAATATTTTCAGAGAAGGATTGATGTCATACAAGCAATTCATTCAAGAGCTTGAGGATGATATACTACCCGCTGAAGCTGAGCGTAG GTACCAAGAATACAAGTCAGAGTATATATCAACCCAAAAACAAGCATTTTTTGATGCTCACAAAGACGAGGAATG GTTGAGAGACAAATATCATCCAACAAACTTGGTCACTGTTATTGAAAG GAGGAACGAACTTGTATGCAGAGTTGCAAAGGACTTTTTGCTTGATCTGCAGAGTGGAACACTGGACTT AAATCCTGGGGTAAATCCCTTGTCATCAAGTAAATCAGGCCAAACTAGTGATCCTAATTCCGAAGATGAAACTGACATCGGTGACAAAAGATGGCGGCATGGTAAGGAACCTGCAAAAGAAACTGATATTCTTTCTGCTGCTCCTAAGGCTCACCCGATCAGTTATGATCCCAGAAGAATTCATATTGACATTGAACAAGCACAGGGTCTTGTACGTAAACTGGATTCTGAAAAAGGAATTGAGGAAAACATATTAAGGGGGTTCGACAATGACAAAGTAAATAGAGATAAATCTCGTGGTAGTTTGACTGGTCCGGTGGTTATTATACGTGGCTCGAATTCTGTGAAAGGCCTGGAGGGTGTTGAGCTTCTTGATACTCTTATAACTTACTTGTGGCGTGTCCATGGTTTGGATTATTATGGAATGATTGAAACAAGTGAAGCTAAGGGTCTTAGGCATGTGAGACCAGAGGGAAAGAGTTCTGATGTTACTAATAGCGGATCTGAGTGGGAAAAGAAACTTGACTCACGTTGGCAAGAGAGATTGAGGGGTCAAGATCCTTTGGAATTAATGACTGCGAAAGACAAAATAGAAGCTGCTGCTGTTGAAGCTTTGAATCCTTTTGTCCGTAAGATTAGGGATGAAAAGTATGGTTGGAAGTATGGATGTGGTGCTAAGGGTTGCACAAAGCTCTTCCATGCTGCAGAATTCGTGCACAAGCATCTTAAACTTAAACATCCAGAGCTTATGATGGAGCTAACGTCTAAAGTTCGTGAAGAGCTTTATTACCAAAATTACATGAA TGATCCAGATGCACCTGGGGGGACACCTGTTATGCAGCAATCTCTACCG AAGGACAAGCCCCCAAGACGTAGAATGCTAGAAAATCGCTTGAAAGATGAACGTGGCTTTCGTAGAGGACGTGATAATCGAGCAAATGGTAGCGATAGATATGATAGGTCTGAGAACCCTCAATCAAGTGAATTTCCATCCAACAAGGATGGTCCTGATGATGGCAATCGTGATGATCCAATGTTTGATGCTTTTGGTGCTCAAGGGATGCATGTTGCAGCTCCATTTTCTTCAGATATTGCACCTCCACCAGTATTGATGCCTGTTCCTGGTGCTGG TCCTTTGGGCCCCTTCGTTCCAGCTCCACCTGAACTTGCAATGCAGGTCTTCAGAGAGCAGGGTGGTCCTCCTTACGAAGGCAATACTAGAGGGGGACGTCCTGGACCTAATTTAAGTGGACCAGCCCCCTTTCTTTTGCCTCCTGGCTTTCAACAGGATCCTCGTCGTTTAAGAAG TTATCAAGACCTAGATGCACCTGAGGATGAAGTCACTGTTATAGACTACAGGAGCTTATAG
- the LOC107906195 gene encoding serrate RNA effector molecule isoform X2: protein MAEVITMPVDSFDRRRCGDRKDNNNNNKQPPSSDDPNSSAPSPPPPRRRDRDSRERRDRDYYDRNRSPPPPPPRERDYKRRSSISPPPPPLSYRDRRHSPPPRRSPPHKRSRREDGGYEGRRGSPRGRFGPGDRRFGHDYGGGYDREMMGRPGYPEERPHGWYSGRSSGGYQDCDSGLGGYGDASNSRSTQREGLMSYKQFIQELEDDILPAEAERRYQEYKSEYISTQKQAFFDAHKDEEWLRDKYHPTNLVTVIERRNELVCRVAKDFLLDLQSGTLDLNPGVNPLSSSKSGQTSDPNSEDETDIGDKRWRHGKEPAKETDILSAAPKAHPISYDPRRIHIDIEQAQGLVRKLDSEKGIEENILRGFDNDKVNRDKSRGSLTGPVVIIRGSNSVKGLEGVELLDTLITYLWRVHGLDYYGMIETSEAKGLRHVRPEGKSSDVTNSGSEWEKKLDSRWQERLRGQDPLELMTAKDKIEAAAVEALNPFVRKIRDEKYGWKYGCGAKGCTKLFHAAEFVHKHLKLKHPELMMELTSKVREELYYQNYMNDPDAPGGTPVMQQSLPKDKPPRRRMLENRLKDERGFRRGRDNRANGSDRYDRSENPQSSEFPSNKDGPDDGNRDDPMFDAFGAQGMHVAAPFSSDIAPPPVLMPVPGAGPLGPFVPAPPELAMQVFREQGGPPYEGNTRGGRPGPNLSGPAPFLLPPGFQQDPRRLRSYQDLDAPEDEVTVIDYRSL, encoded by the exons ATGGCCGAAGTCATAACCATGCCGGTCGATTCCTTCGACCGCCGTCGCTGTGGCGACCGTAAAGacaacaacaataacaataaaCAGCCTCCGTCGTCTGACGATCCCAATTCCTCTGCCCCATCGCCGCCTCCACCTCGACGACGCGATCGGGACTCGCGTGAGCGACGGGACCGCGACTACTACGATCGCAATCGCTCTCCTCCGCCTCCACCTCCCAGAGAGAGAGATTACAAGAGGCGCAGCAGCATTAGCCCCCCGCCACCGCCGTTGAGTTATAGGGATAGAAGACACTCGCCTCCGCCGCGGAGGTCGCCCCCTCATAAGAGGTCTAGGCGTGAGGATGGAGGATACGAAGGGAGAAGAGGGAGCCCTAGAGGAAGATTTGGACCTGGAGATAGAAG GTTTGGGCATGACTATGGTGGTGGATATGATCGTGAGATGATGGGAAGGCCTGGTTACCCTGAAGAAAGGCCTCATGGCTGGTACTCAGGTCGCTCTTCCGGTGGCTATCAAG ATTGCGATTCTGGCCTTGGTGGTTATGGTGATGCTTCCAATTCAAGGAGTACTCAAAG AGAAGGATTGATGTCATACAAGCAATTCATTCAAGAGCTTGAGGATGATATACTACCCGCTGAAGCTGAGCGTAG GTACCAAGAATACAAGTCAGAGTATATATCAACCCAAAAACAAGCATTTTTTGATGCTCACAAAGACGAGGAATG GTTGAGAGACAAATATCATCCAACAAACTTGGTCACTGTTATTGAAAG GAGGAACGAACTTGTATGCAGAGTTGCAAAGGACTTTTTGCTTGATCTGCAGAGTGGAACACTGGACTT AAATCCTGGGGTAAATCCCTTGTCATCAAGTAAATCAGGCCAAACTAGTGATCCTAATTCCGAAGATGAAACTGACATCGGTGACAAAAGATGGCGGCATGGTAAGGAACCTGCAAAAGAAACTGATATTCTTTCTGCTGCTCCTAAGGCTCACCCGATCAGTTATGATCCCAGAAGAATTCATATTGACATTGAACAAGCACAGGGTCTTGTACGTAAACTGGATTCTGAAAAAGGAATTGAGGAAAACATATTAAGGGGGTTCGACAATGACAAAGTAAATAGAGATAAATCTCGTGGTAGTTTGACTGGTCCGGTGGTTATTATACGTGGCTCGAATTCTGTGAAAGGCCTGGAGGGTGTTGAGCTTCTTGATACTCTTATAACTTACTTGTGGCGTGTCCATGGTTTGGATTATTATGGAATGATTGAAACAAGTGAAGCTAAGGGTCTTAGGCATGTGAGACCAGAGGGAAAGAGTTCTGATGTTACTAATAGCGGATCTGAGTGGGAAAAGAAACTTGACTCACGTTGGCAAGAGAGATTGAGGGGTCAAGATCCTTTGGAATTAATGACTGCGAAAGACAAAATAGAAGCTGCTGCTGTTGAAGCTTTGAATCCTTTTGTCCGTAAGATTAGGGATGAAAAGTATGGTTGGAAGTATGGATGTGGTGCTAAGGGTTGCACAAAGCTCTTCCATGCTGCAGAATTCGTGCACAAGCATCTTAAACTTAAACATCCAGAGCTTATGATGGAGCTAACGTCTAAAGTTCGTGAAGAGCTTTATTACCAAAATTACATGAA TGATCCAGATGCACCTGGGGGGACACCTGTTATGCAGCAATCTCTACCG AAGGACAAGCCCCCAAGACGTAGAATGCTAGAAAATCGCTTGAAAGATGAACGTGGCTTTCGTAGAGGACGTGATAATCGAGCAAATGGTAGCGATAGATATGATAGGTCTGAGAACCCTCAATCAAGTGAATTTCCATCCAACAAGGATGGTCCTGATGATGGCAATCGTGATGATCCAATGTTTGATGCTTTTGGTGCTCAAGGGATGCATGTTGCAGCTCCATTTTCTTCAGATATTGCACCTCCACCAGTATTGATGCCTGTTCCTGGTGCTGG TCCTTTGGGCCCCTTCGTTCCAGCTCCACCTGAACTTGCAATGCAGGTCTTCAGAGAGCAGGGTGGTCCTCCTTACGAAGGCAATACTAGAGGGGGACGTCCTGGACCTAATTTAAGTGGACCAGCCCCCTTTCTTTTGCCTCCTGGCTTTCAACAGGATCCTCGTCGTTTAAGAAG TTATCAAGACCTAGATGCACCTGAGGATGAAGTCACTGTTATAGACTACAGGAGCTTATAG
- the LOC107906197 gene encoding 60S ribosomal protein L30 yields MVAAKKTKKTHESINNRLTLVMKSGKYTLGYKTVLKSLRSSKGKLIIIANNCPPLRKSEIEYYAMLCKVGVHHYNGNNVDLGTACGKYFRVCCLSIIDPGDSDIIKSMPGDH; encoded by the exons ATGGTTGCCGCCAAGAAAACC AAGAAGACTCATGAGAGCATTAACAACAGATTGACTCTCGTTATGAAGAGTGGGAAATACACTTTGGGTTACAAAACTGTTCTCAAGTCTCTTAGAAGCTCCAAAG GTAAGTTGATTATCATTGCCAACAACTGCCCTCCTCTTAGGAAGTCGGAGATTGAGTATTATGCCATGTTGTGCAAGGTTGGAGTTCACCACTACAATGGAA ACAACGTAGACTTGGGCACTGCTTGCGGCAAATACTTTAGAGTGTGCTGCCTCAGCATTATTGACCCTG GTGACTCTGATATTATAAAGAGCATGCCCGGTGATCACTAA
- the LOC107906196 gene encoding uncharacterized protein, producing the protein MESFGAEDLSTIGGIATVSLLHSFIPTHWLPFSIVGRAQNWTLSRTLFVTAFGAVLHVISTSLLGIAAITMANTIAGEETVHKLASLLLIVLGGSYILLFLSGKGGHSHSHNQPMEKMAVAGLVLVPALSPCATTLPVFLAVGNSSSMMVLAMIVLLFSTIAVMTSLVALSFYGASQLKFRWVERYDKILVGSVLCLVGILTLIFHDHDGEEGLHAHQVHRKVIGL; encoded by the exons ATGGAGAGTTTTGGCGCCGAAGATCTGTCCACAATAGGCGGCATAGCCACTGTTTCTCTTCTTCATTCTTTCATTCCCACCCATTGGCTTCCATTCTCCATCGTCGGCCGTGCCCAAAATTGGACCCTTTCTCGTACCCTTTTTGTCA CCGCATTCGGAGCAGTTTTGCACGTAATATCGACTTCTCTTCTTGGTATAGCTGCAATAACTATGGCGAACACAATTGCTGGTGAAGAAACAGTGCATAAACTTGCTTCACTTTTGCTCATAGTTCTTGGTGGTAGCTATATATTGTTGTTTTTGTCTGGTAAGGGTGGACACAGTCATTCTCATAACCAACCCATGGAGAAAATGGCCGTCGCTGGCCTTGTCCTCGTTCCAGCATTGTCTCCTTGTGCAACCACTCTTCCTGTGTTCCTAGCTGTCGGAAATTCGTCTTCCATGATGGTACTTGCCATGATAGTGTTGCTATTCAG CACAATAGCAGTGATGACCTCGCTGGTGGCTTTATCCTTCTATGGTGCTAGCCAGCTCAAGTTTCGCTGGGTGGAGCGATATGACAAAATTCTCGTGGGTTCGGTGCTATGCTTGGTAGGGATCTTAACACTCATTTTTCACGATCATGATGGAGAGGAAGGCTTGCATGCACATCAGGTGCACAGGAAAGTTATTGGTCTTTGA